GTTCACAACCACCAAGTCTGATGTTTCGGTCTTTGTTCGGCACACTTCATCATCTCTTACTTATGTTCTcatttatgttgatgatataCTCATCACTGGCAGATCAAAAAGCGAAATATCTGATGTTATTCAACGGCTGGACTCTGCCTTTGCTCTAAAGGACATGGGTCCTTTACATTACTTCCTGGGAATTCAGGTCACTAAAACTAGTGATGGAGGACTGCTCATGACACATAGTAAATATGTCCAAGACCTGCTGCTCAAAGCAGGGATGTCAGGGTGCAAACTGTGCTATACACCTTTGCCCTCCACCTTGAAGATTCAGGCCACAGGGGGAGTTGAGTTTGCAAACCCTCATATGTATCGCTCAGTGGTGGGGAGTCTGCAATATCTCACCATTACCAGACCTGAACTAGCATACAATGTGAATAAAGTAGCACAGTTTATGCAGCATCTACTAGAGACACATTAGAAGCTGGTCAAACGAATCCTGAGATATGTTGGTGGCACTGCAACCTATGGCTTGAAGCTTGACAAAGCTTCACCCACTTCCTTGCTGACACTAAAAGCCTATTATGATTTTGACTGGACAGGGGATCCCAATGATTGCAAATCAGTTGGAGGGTTCTGTGTCTATTTAGACAGGAATTTAATATCGTGGCAGTATAAGAAACAAGGGTTAGTAGCTAGATCCAGCACAGAGGATGAGTACAGGGCATTAGCAGATTTAGTTGTTGAACTGATCAGGATAAAAGGCTTGATAAGTGAGCTAAAGTGGAGTGTTTCCGAAGCCCCCATGGCCTATTGCGACAATCAGAATGCAGTCTTGCTGGCAGCAAATCCTATTCTCCATTCAAAAACGAAATACTTTGATATTGACTTGCATTTCCTGAGGGATTATGTGGCAAGGAATGAGATTTAGGTAAGTCATATACTAGGCTTAGCTCAGATTGCTGACACTCTCACCAAGGCTCTTCCATCAATAGCGTTCCTTGATCTCAGAGGCAAACTCAAGGTGCAGAATTATGAAGATTCAGCTCCCTTGAGTTTGAGGGAGCATGATAGAGTGAAAGATGATATTGAAAGTGAACAAAGAGGGCTAGTTAATTAATCAAGTTTATCTAGCTATTAAGTTTGTTAGAAAGTTAGTTAAGTCTGCTGAACTGGCACAAGTGGCCAAACTCTTCAGAAGCTTCTAATGTATATTATATAAGCCTTGTATAGTTGTAAGTTTCAGTGAATGTAAATGAAAAGTCTCCACTGTTTAAATCACTCTTCTCTgaactctctcttctctcactCATCTTCTTTACTCTCACTCACCAGTCTCTGATTCCTTCAACCATCATGTATTGGTGTGTCCATCCTTATTCTTAATATGTATTATtaaaatgaatttaaaaattatatattattaattataaaaataaaaatattttaaatattttatataattaaaatatttaaaataattaaaaaattaatttatattttaatatcattaatatactaaaatatcattataatttatctaaaaaatactttatattttatatatttatcgTATCCCCatatcttataaaaattttaaatttgtttatttacGTATTATGTATTGTATCTTGCATCTATGTCAGTATCATATATTATaaattcaaacaaaaataatGCACTAATAAAGAACAATAATGTTAATAATTGATGAGAAATGGAGATGATGATTTGAGAATTTTGTCTAAGATGTTATTGTGGCCACAAATTTTAAGAGTCCCATCGTTGTGATTcgtgaatattttttttatatgagttaataaataaatatatttattatttaaatataatattatgttaataaaaaatataattatttattataaaatttcaatttttttgataaatttttaaatactaaaatttaatttaattgtataattttattaatttattttagacactaaaatttaattcaattttatatcattaaaaagttaaaaaatgttattcatatactaaaattaattattaatatatttatatataaatacatgtgtagtttaatttattttgaatatgtatttatattctaatatgTATATACTGATAGCTAACTTTAATGATTCATTttagaattaaatctcaaagtAACCCCTAAAGTTAATAATTACTCAAATTCGTTCCCGAAATTGCTCTCTGAGACTCATAGTATTCCCTAAAATAATTTTCGTCCATCCTTACCATTGGAAGGACCGAAGCGATGTCGTGTTgtatttatacaaaaaaaatcctaatcccAACACGATGTTGttttgtatttataaaaaaatataattccaAATTATTTTCACCAATTCTCTTTTTCACactgttcttcttcttcttcttcaacttcataatagcaacaacaacaacaacatcatTGCAAATAATAGTTAAACTATCAAACTCATATTAGTTTATGTAGACATCCGATCATCATGCCCAAGTCAataatttgatttaaataacaaaaatctTTATAAATCATAGCAGTGGCAACAATAACATACAACAACATCACATCGAtcaacaacaaaaattaaaacataagcagccaaaaaaagaataaatgaaggagaagaagaggcGGAGCAGACCGGCGGAACAGAAGGAAGAAGCAGGCCACCAGAGCAGAGAAAAGTAGAAGCACATGACGAGAGGAGGTGCCACGGGGGTCCAAAAGCAAATTAACGAGAGGGGGGTGACGGCAGTGATAAACtccattttgacggtttatcttgtattgattttaagagcttttatcaccttttacccacatttattcaataaattagcatggttttgtgattgtctccttatttatgcttagatgtgaaaacatgcttttcaacccttaatttgatggttttaatctccttttgattccactagatgtcttgatatgtttgttagtgatttcagattgaaaaggctaggaacgaatcaaaggagtgaagaaggaaagcatgcaaagtggataaatcatgaaaagtcaaagaagttgaactcgcccatggacgcgcgcgcgcacctagcgcttgcgcgcacctgcgaattaccccatggacgcgtacgcgtgatgtgcgcgtacgcgtcggt
The Arachis stenosperma cultivar V10309 chromosome 7, arast.V10309.gnm1.PFL2, whole genome shotgun sequence genome window above contains:
- the LOC130939333 gene encoding uncharacterized mitochondrial protein AtMg00810-like, which gives rise to MEPRSVKQALDDPKWKSAMEFEFAALLRNNTWSLVPLPAGGKLLGASGYFASNTMMMVSTALRDLGFTTTKSDVSVFVRHTSSSLTYVLIYVDDILITGRSKSEISDVIQRLDSAFALKDMGPLHYFLGIQVTKTSDGGLLMTHSKYVQDLLLKAGMSGCKLCYTPLPSTLKIQATGGVEFANPHMYRSVVGSLQYLTITRPELAYNLDKASPTSLLTLKAYYDFDWTGDPNDCKSVGGFCVYLDRNLISWQYKKQGLVARSSTEDEYRALADLVVELIRIKGLISELKWSVSEAPMAYCDNQNAVLLAANPILHSKTKYFDIDLHFLRDYVARNEI